Proteins from a genomic interval of Micromonospora sp. NBC_00389:
- a CDS encoding DUF3093 domain-containing protein gives MSMSPSPSTDQSPVAARTAYAERLDLPWWLWLVGLLAAALLAVEIWMGAGGVRTWLPFAVLLPAAAAGLWWLGRIRVAVADSELRVDDARLPVRFVADVVPLDAAGRREVLGVGADPLAFVVQRPWIGGAVQVVLDDPADPTPFWVVSTRHPVELAEALLTARDARSPVDHPAGEPG, from the coding sequence GTGAGCATGTCGCCCTCTCCGTCCACCGATCAGTCGCCGGTCGCGGCCCGCACGGCCTACGCCGAACGGCTGGATCTGCCCTGGTGGCTGTGGCTGGTCGGGCTCCTGGCCGCCGCGCTGCTGGCCGTCGAGATCTGGATGGGCGCCGGCGGCGTCCGCACCTGGCTGCCGTTCGCGGTGCTGCTGCCGGCCGCCGCGGCCGGGCTGTGGTGGCTGGGCCGGATCCGGGTCGCGGTCGCCGACTCCGAGCTACGGGTGGACGACGCCCGGCTGCCGGTGCGCTTCGTGGCCGACGTGGTGCCGCTGGACGCGGCCGGCCGCCGTGAGGTGCTCGGCGTGGGCGCGGACCCGCTCGCCTTCGTGGTGCAGCGGCCGTGGATCGGCGGCGCCGTGCAGGTGGTGCTCGACGACCCGGCCGATCCGACCCCGTTCTGGGTGGTGAGCACCCGGCACCCGGTGGAGCTGGCCGAGGCGCTGCTGACCGCGCGGGACGCCCGATCGCCCGTCGACCACCCGGCCGGCGAGCCGGGCTGA
- the dut gene encoding dUTP diphosphatase — MTDVVPVPVRLLDAELPLPAYSHPGDAGADLVAAADVELPPGGRALVPTGVAVALPEGYVGLVHPRSGLAARLGVTVLNAPGTVDAGYRGEILVNLINHDRETPAKISRGDRIAQLVVQRVARARFEPVAELPGSRRGTGGHGSTGGHAGLVPSPAGQDRVEQRRDEPGRRWTEEVAG; from the coding sequence GTGACCGACGTCGTACCCGTGCCCGTACGCCTGCTCGATGCCGAGCTGCCGCTGCCCGCGTACTCCCATCCCGGCGACGCCGGGGCCGACCTGGTGGCGGCCGCGGACGTGGAGCTGCCGCCCGGCGGCCGTGCTCTGGTGCCCACCGGCGTGGCCGTCGCACTGCCGGAGGGGTATGTGGGCCTGGTCCATCCCCGCTCCGGCCTGGCGGCCAGGCTCGGCGTGACGGTGCTCAACGCGCCCGGTACGGTCGACGCCGGCTACCGGGGTGAGATCCTGGTCAACCTGATCAATCATGATCGGGAAACGCCGGCGAAGATCTCCCGGGGCGACCGGATCGCCCAGCTCGTGGTCCAGCGGGTCGCACGGGCGCGGTTCGAGCCGGTGGCCGAGCTGCCCGGGTCCCGACGCGGCACCGGCGGGCACGGCTCCACCGGCGGGCACGCCGGGCTGGTGCCGTCGCCAGCGGGTCAGGACCGGGTCGAGCAGCGGCGGGACGAGCCGGGCCGAAGGTGGACGGAAGAGGTGGCAGGGTGA
- a CDS encoding DUF3710 domain-containing protein: MIFSRKRAGAGRHTRDERATEVGGQGVEESTPALERGPYDVSEVNDDVQRLDLGSLRIPAIAEVEVRVQADPQGVIQQVVLVHGENALQLGVFAAPRSEGIWDEVREEIRQSLLRDGATAQEVDGEYGPELHAQVSTPDGPTNLRFVGVDGPRWMVRGVFQGPVATDPATAGPLAECLDGLVVDRGQEAKPVREPLPLRLPQEIADQAGAEAEGASAAEPRQV; the protein is encoded by the coding sequence GTGATCTTCTCCCGAAAGCGGGCCGGTGCTGGACGGCACACCCGCGACGAGCGGGCCACCGAGGTCGGCGGCCAGGGGGTCGAGGAGTCGACGCCGGCGCTGGAACGCGGCCCGTACGACGTCTCCGAGGTCAACGACGACGTACAGCGCCTCGACCTGGGCAGCCTGCGCATCCCGGCGATCGCCGAGGTGGAGGTGCGGGTGCAGGCCGACCCGCAGGGCGTGATCCAGCAGGTGGTGCTGGTACACGGGGAGAACGCGCTGCAGCTCGGCGTCTTCGCCGCCCCCCGGTCCGAGGGGATCTGGGACGAGGTGCGCGAGGAGATCCGCCAGTCGCTGCTCCGCGACGGTGCCACCGCCCAGGAGGTCGACGGCGAGTACGGCCCCGAGCTGCACGCTCAGGTGAGCACCCCGGACGGCCCGACGAACCTGCGGTTCGTCGGTGTCGACGGGCCGCGCTGGATGGTCCGCGGCGTGTTCCAGGGCCCGGTGGCCACCGACCCGGCCACTGCCGGTCCGCTCGCCGAGTGCCTGGACGGCCTGGTGGTCGACCGGGGCCAGGAGGCGAAGCCGGTCCGCGAGCCGCTGCCGCTGCGCCTGCCCCAGGAGATCGCCGACCAGGCCGGAGCCGAGGCCGAGGGCGCCTCCGCCGCCGAGCCCCGCCAGGTCTGA
- a CDS encoding OB-fold nucleic acid binding domain-containing protein, which yields MTTDESRVSLRRILQRFTASEAEIDAQELRRESAECGSVPAQQCSRGQVVSVAGRLRTVVYTPRTNLPTLEADLYDGSDVVTLVWLGRRHIAGIEPGRHLTARGRVAMRDDRKVIYNPYYELDSPK from the coding sequence ATGACGACCGACGAGAGCAGGGTGTCGCTGCGGCGCATCCTGCAACGGTTCACCGCCAGCGAGGCCGAGATCGACGCGCAGGAGCTGCGTCGGGAGAGCGCCGAGTGCGGCAGCGTCCCGGCCCAGCAGTGCTCCCGGGGTCAGGTGGTCTCGGTCGCCGGCCGGTTGCGCACCGTGGTCTACACGCCGCGGACCAACCTGCCCACCCTGGAAGCCGACCTGTACGACGGTAGCGACGTGGTCACCCTGGTCTGGCTGGGCCGGCGGCACATCGCCGGGATCGAGCCGGGGCGGCACCTGACCGCGCGCGGCCGGGTGGCGATGCGCGACGACCGCAAGGTCATCTACAACCCGTACTACGAGCTGGACTCGCCGAAGTGA
- a CDS encoding DUF3159 domain-containing protein produces the protein MTTGQHRAAQPETGPPDDERLPTIAEQMADQLGGWRGLVESSIPVVVFVVANIIGELRPAVIASMAVALLIAGLRLAQRRPIRHAVNGLFGVGIGAAIAWRTGDERDFYLPGILYGIGYGVALLISAAIRQPLVGWIWSVLVAKGRAEWRDDPKLVRTFTQLTVLWGVVWLAKVGVQAGLYLAHQDTALGVARLALGYPPYALLLLITVWTVRRVTREPQPTPLPGA, from the coding sequence ATGACCACGGGACAGCACCGGGCGGCACAGCCGGAGACCGGCCCTCCGGACGACGAGCGACTACCCACGATCGCCGAGCAGATGGCCGACCAGCTCGGCGGCTGGCGAGGGCTGGTCGAGTCCAGCATCCCGGTGGTGGTCTTCGTGGTCGCCAACATCATCGGCGAGCTGCGGCCCGCGGTGATCGCCTCGATGGCCGTCGCGCTGCTGATCGCCGGGCTGCGGCTGGCCCAGCGCCGGCCGATCCGGCACGCGGTCAACGGGCTCTTCGGCGTCGGCATCGGCGCTGCCATCGCCTGGCGTACCGGCGACGAACGGGATTTCTACCTTCCCGGCATCCTCTACGGCATCGGCTACGGCGTCGCCCTGCTGATCTCGGCGGCCATCCGGCAGCCGCTGGTGGGCTGGATCTGGTCGGTGCTGGTGGCCAAGGGTCGCGCGGAGTGGCGGGACGACCCGAAGCTGGTGCGTACCTTCACCCAGCTGACCGTGCTCTGGGGCGTGGTGTGGCTGGCCAAGGTGGGCGTGCAGGCCGGGCTCTACCTCGCCCATCAGGACACCGCGCTGGGCGTGGCCCGGCTGGCGCTGGGCTACCCGCCGTACGCGCTGCTGCTGTTGATCACGGTCTGGACGGTGCGCCGGGTCACCCGGGAGCCGCAACCGACCCCGCTGCCCGGCGCCTGA
- a CDS encoding potassium channel family protein produces the protein MRIAIAGAGNVGRSIAQELIENGHQVMLIERQPKMLRPERVPSAEWVLADACELASLEEANVAGCDVVVAATGDDKVNLVVSLLAKTEFAVPRVVARVNRAENEWLFTEQWGVDVAVSKPRVMAALVEEAVTVGDLVRLMTFRQGEANLVEITLPPTAPYVGQPIHAVPLPRDAALVAILRGKRVLVPSPDDPIEAGDELVFVCTAEVEDQVRAVILGPDSVERTRGSR, from the coding sequence ATGCGGATCGCCATCGCGGGCGCCGGCAACGTGGGCCGCTCGATCGCCCAGGAGTTGATCGAGAACGGCCACCAGGTGATGCTGATCGAGCGCCAGCCGAAGATGCTGCGCCCGGAGCGGGTGCCGTCCGCCGAGTGGGTGCTGGCCGACGCCTGCGAGCTGGCCAGCCTGGAGGAGGCCAACGTCGCCGGCTGCGACGTGGTGGTCGCGGCGACCGGCGACGACAAGGTCAACCTGGTGGTGTCGCTGCTCGCCAAGACCGAGTTCGCGGTGCCCCGCGTGGTCGCCCGGGTCAACCGGGCCGAGAACGAGTGGCTGTTCACCGAGCAGTGGGGCGTGGACGTCGCGGTGAGCAAGCCGCGGGTGATGGCCGCGCTGGTCGAGGAGGCGGTCACCGTCGGCGACCTGGTCCGGCTGATGACCTTCCGGCAGGGCGAGGCGAACCTGGTCGAGATCACGCTGCCGCCGACCGCGCCGTACGTCGGTCAGCCGATCCACGCCGTGCCGCTGCCCCGCGACGCCGCTCTGGTGGCGATCCTGCGCGGCAAGCGGGTCCTGGTGCCCAGCCCGGACGACCCGATCGAGGCCGGCGACGAGTTGGTCTTCGTCTGCACCGCCGAGGTGGAGGACCAGGTCCGCGCGGTGATCCTCGGTCCGGACAGCGTCGAACGGACCCGCGGCTCACGCTGA
- a CDS encoding potassium channel family protein codes for MHVVIMGCGRVGSTLAHSLESRGHSVAVIDQDADAFRRLGPDFAGITVTGAGFDGDVLRQAGIERADAFAAVSSGDNSNIISARLARETFGVSRVAARIYDQRRAQVYERLGIPTVATVRWTADRMLRHLVPEGNVEIFRDPTSTVSIVEVPVHKDWIGRPVRTLEEATGARVAYLIRFGIGTLPTASTVVQEGDQVFMLVSDHIVATVTSVAATPPEGGH; via the coding sequence GTGCACGTCGTGATCATGGGATGTGGCCGGGTCGGGTCGACCCTCGCCCACAGCCTGGAGTCCCGGGGGCACTCGGTGGCGGTGATCGACCAGGACGCCGACGCCTTCCGTCGGCTCGGCCCCGACTTCGCCGGGATCACGGTGACCGGGGCGGGCTTCGACGGCGACGTCCTGCGGCAGGCCGGCATCGAGCGGGCGGACGCCTTCGCGGCCGTCTCCAGCGGAGACAACTCCAACATCATCTCCGCCCGGCTGGCCCGGGAGACGTTCGGCGTGTCCCGGGTCGCGGCACGCATCTACGACCAGCGCCGGGCACAGGTCTACGAGCGGCTGGGCATCCCCACCGTGGCGACCGTGCGCTGGACGGCCGACCGGATGCTGCGGCACCTGGTGCCGGAGGGCAACGTGGAGATCTTCCGCGACCCCACGAGCACGGTGTCGATCGTCGAGGTCCCGGTGCACAAGGACTGGATCGGCCGGCCGGTACGCACGCTGGAGGAGGCGACCGGGGCACGGGTGGCCTACCTGATCCGCTTCGGCATCGGCACGCTGCCCACCGCCTCCACCGTCGTGCAGGAGGGTGACCAGGTCTTCATGCTGGTCAGCGACCACATCGTGGCGACGGTCACGTCGGTGGCGGCGACACCGCCGGAAGGGGGGCACTGA
- a CDS encoding APC family permease → MASPTSLLKRLLVGRPFRSDRLQHTLLPKRIALPVFASDALSSVAYAPDEILLTLSIAGASAYVFSPWIALAVVVVMLTVVASYRQNVHAYPSGGGDYEVATVNLGPKFGVGVASALLVDYVLTVAVSVSSGVANLGSVVPFVATHKVMIAVAAVVLLSAVNLRGLRESGTAFAIPTYGFVIVMGGMLLTGLVRVFVLGDELRAPSADLVIQAEHSVTGFALIFLLLRTFSSGAAALTGVEAISNGVPAFKAPKSRNAATTLLLLGTISVSMLVGIIWLARLTHLQFVEDPALQIVSGPEGYVQKTVTTQLGETVFGSGSILLYVVAGVTALILFLAANTAFNGFPVLGSILAQDRYLPRQFHTRGDRLAFSNGIVFLAVFAIVLIVGFQAEVTRLIQLYIVGVFVSFTVSQAGMIRHWNRHLRTERDPEARRRMHRSRAINTFGMGLTGTVLVIVLVTKFLLGAWIAIAAMAVIYVLMLGIRRHYDRVAQELTPPDEGRAVLPARNHAIVLVSKLHQPTLRAIAYARATRPDTLTAVTVNVDDKDTRDLQAEWERREMAIPLTVIDSPYREITRPILDFVASTRRKSPRDVVTVFIPEYVVGRWWENLLHNQSALRLKGRLLFEPGVMVVSVPWQLASTASKNLDRLDATLSRTPARGPRVAPRGTLPPVVSAPAGESGPVDGGPVDSGPVGTGRD, encoded by the coding sequence GTGGCCAGTCCCACCTCGCTGCTGAAGCGGCTGCTCGTCGGTCGACCGTTCCGGTCCGACCGGCTGCAGCACACCCTCCTGCCGAAGCGCATCGCGCTGCCCGTGTTCGCCTCCGACGCGCTGTCCAGCGTCGCGTACGCGCCTGACGAGATCCTTCTGACCCTCTCCATCGCCGGAGCCTCCGCGTACGTCTTCTCGCCGTGGATCGCGCTGGCGGTGGTCGTGGTCATGCTGACCGTGGTCGCCAGCTACCGGCAGAACGTGCATGCCTACCCCTCCGGTGGCGGGGACTACGAGGTGGCCACGGTCAACCTCGGCCCGAAGTTCGGCGTCGGCGTGGCCAGTGCCCTGCTGGTCGACTACGTGCTCACGGTGGCGGTGTCGGTCTCCTCCGGCGTGGCCAACCTCGGCTCGGTGGTGCCGTTCGTGGCCACCCACAAGGTCATGATCGCGGTGGCGGCGGTGGTGCTGCTGAGCGCGGTGAACCTGCGCGGCCTGCGCGAGTCGGGCACCGCGTTCGCCATCCCCACCTACGGCTTCGTGATCGTGATGGGCGGGATGCTGCTCACCGGGCTGGTCCGGGTCTTCGTACTGGGCGACGAACTCCGCGCGCCGAGCGCCGATCTGGTGATCCAGGCCGAGCACAGCGTGACCGGGTTCGCGCTGATCTTCCTGCTGCTGCGGACGTTCAGCTCGGGCGCCGCCGCGCTCACCGGAGTCGAGGCGATCTCCAACGGGGTGCCGGCGTTCAAGGCGCCGAAGAGCCGCAACGCCGCCACCACCCTGCTGCTGCTCGGCACCATCTCGGTGAGCATGCTGGTCGGGATCATCTGGCTGGCCCGGCTGACCCACCTGCAGTTCGTCGAGGACCCGGCCCTCCAGATCGTCTCCGGCCCCGAGGGGTACGTGCAGAAGACCGTCACCACCCAGCTCGGCGAGACGGTCTTCGGCTCCGGGTCGATCCTGCTCTACGTGGTGGCCGGGGTGACCGCCCTGATCCTGTTCCTGGCCGCGAACACCGCGTTCAACGGCTTCCCGGTGCTCGGCTCGATCCTCGCGCAGGACCGTTACCTGCCCCGGCAGTTCCACACCCGGGGCGACCGGCTGGCGTTCTCCAACGGCATCGTCTTCCTCGCCGTCTTCGCGATCGTGCTGATCGTCGGCTTCCAGGCCGAGGTGACCCGGCTCATCCAGCTCTACATTGTCGGGGTCTTCGTCTCGTTCACCGTCTCCCAGGCCGGCATGATCCGGCACTGGAACCGGCACCTGCGGACCGAGCGGGATCCGGAGGCGCGCCGCCGGATGCACCGGTCCCGGGCCATCAACACGTTCGGCATGGGCCTGACCGGCACGGTGCTGGTGATCGTGCTGGTCACCAAGTTCCTGCTCGGCGCCTGGATCGCGATCGCCGCGATGGCGGTGATCTACGTGTTGATGCTGGGCATCCGCCGGCACTACGACCGGGTCGCCCAGGAGTTGACCCCGCCGGACGAGGGTCGCGCCGTGCTGCCCGCCCGTAACCACGCGATCGTGCTGGTCAGCAAGCTGCACCAGCCGACCCTGCGGGCTATCGCGTACGCCCGGGCCACCCGGCCGGACACGCTGACCGCGGTGACGGTCAACGTGGACGACAAGGACACCCGGGACCTGCAGGCCGAGTGGGAGCGGCGGGAGATGGCCATCCCGCTCACCGTGATCGACTCGCCGTACCGGGAGATCACCCGGCCGATTCTGGACTTCGTCGCCTCCACCCGCCGCAAGTCACCCCGGGACGTGGTCACCGTCTTCATCCCGGAGTACGTGGTCGGACGCTGGTGGGAGAACCTGCTGCACAACCAGAGCGCGCTGCGCCTCAAGGGCCGCCTGCTCTTCGAACCGGGGGTGATGGTGGTCAGCGTTCCGTGGCAGCTCGCCTCGACCGCGAGCAAGAACCTGGACCGGCTGGACGCCACGCTGTCCCGGACCCCGGCGCGCGGCCCACGGGTGGCCCCGCGCGGCACCCTGCCGCCGGTGGTCTCCGCGCCGGCAGGCGAGAGCGGACCGGTCGACGGCGGGCCGGTCGACAGCGGGCCGGTCGGGACCGGCCGTGACTGA
- a CDS encoding class I SAM-dependent RNA methyltransferase gives MTEPDVRAVTPPPPKSGLAEAELVELTVDAIAPGGHCVARVDGQVVFVRHALPGERVIAEVTEVHRGFVRADAVTVLEASPDRVEPPCPYAKPGACGGCDLQHVAPDAQLAWKAAVVREQLVRLGGLTDAELDQLGVRVEALPGGLLGWRSRVRYAVDAADRAGLLKHRSHEVVPIDRCRIAHPAIQQLPVLTPTGALWPAAEAVETIASTGGDVTVAEVRDGVATPVSGPTVVREVAAGRDWTLPASAFWQVHPAAADTLSTAVLELLDPRPGELAWDLYGGAGLFAAGLAARVGATGRVTLVEAAPQGVAAARENLADLPRVEVVSARVETALARRRITGPVDVVVLDPPRAGAGAPVVRALAAAGPRAIAYVACDPAAFARDVRTFAELGWRLTALRGFDLFPMTQHVECVGLLLPPAGH, from the coding sequence GTGACTGAGCCGGACGTGCGGGCCGTGACACCTCCGCCGCCGAAGAGTGGGCTGGCCGAGGCGGAGCTGGTCGAGCTGACCGTTGACGCGATCGCCCCCGGCGGGCACTGCGTGGCCCGGGTGGACGGGCAGGTGGTCTTCGTCCGGCACGCGCTGCCCGGCGAACGGGTGATCGCCGAGGTCACCGAGGTGCACCGGGGGTTCGTCCGAGCCGACGCGGTCACCGTGCTGGAAGCCTCCCCAGACCGCGTCGAGCCGCCCTGCCCGTACGCGAAGCCGGGCGCCTGCGGCGGCTGCGACCTGCAACACGTCGCCCCGGACGCGCAGCTGGCGTGGAAGGCCGCCGTGGTGCGCGAGCAGCTTGTCCGCCTCGGCGGGCTGACCGACGCCGAGCTGGACCAGCTCGGCGTCCGGGTCGAGGCGCTGCCCGGCGGGCTGCTGGGCTGGCGCTCCCGGGTCCGCTACGCGGTGGACGCCGCGGACCGGGCCGGCCTGCTCAAGCACCGCTCGCACGAGGTGGTGCCGATCGACCGCTGCCGCATCGCCCACCCCGCCATCCAGCAGCTGCCGGTGCTCACGCCGACCGGCGCGCTCTGGCCGGCCGCCGAGGCGGTGGAGACCATCGCCAGCACCGGCGGGGACGTGACCGTCGCGGAGGTCCGCGACGGGGTGGCCACCCCGGTGAGCGGGCCGACCGTGGTCCGCGAGGTGGCCGCCGGGCGGGACTGGACGCTGCCCGCGTCCGCCTTCTGGCAGGTGCACCCGGCCGCTGCGGACACCCTGTCCACGGCCGTGCTGGAACTGCTCGACCCGCGACCGGGTGAGCTGGCGTGGGACCTCTACGGCGGTGCCGGGCTGTTCGCCGCCGGGCTGGCCGCCCGGGTCGGTGCGACCGGCCGGGTGACCCTGGTGGAGGCGGCGCCGCAGGGCGTCGCCGCCGCCCGGGAGAACCTGGCCGATCTGCCCCGGGTCGAGGTGGTGTCGGCCCGGGTGGAGACCGCGCTGGCCCGCCGACGGATCACCGGCCCGGTCGACGTGGTGGTGCTCGACCCACCGCGCGCCGGAGCGGGCGCCCCGGTGGTCCGCGCGCTGGCCGCCGCCGGCCCACGGGCGATCGCGTACGTGGCCTGCGACCCGGCCGCCTTCGCCCGGGACGTGCGCACGTTCGCCGAGCTCGGTTGGCGGCTGACCGCGCTGCGCGGCTTCGACCTGTTCCCGATGACCCAGCACGTCGAGTGCGTCGGGCTGCTCCTCCCGCCGGCCGGGCACTAG
- a CDS encoding anhydro-N-acetylmuramic acid kinase: MRIVGLMSGTSYDGVDVVAAEFTAERDTLWLRPLGHRGLDYDERLRAEIAALLPPAATTIEAVCRLDNRLGDVFAEAAAVGLELAGGRADVVVSPGQTVFHWVADGVARGTLQLGAVARVAARVGVPVLSDLRSADIAAGGQGAPLVPAFDALLLDPADGAAAPRAALNLGGIANLTVVAPGAPVLGYDVGPANALLDAAARRFLDQPCDLDGARAAAGRVHPGLLAELLAEPYYAAAPPKSTGKELFHAGYLDRRLAALGEPVPVDDLLATLTELTARVVAAECDRHHVVEVVAAGGGVRNPTLLGRLAALGAGRWRLRGTDELGVPAQAKEAYAFALLGWLSWHGLPGSIPSVTGATRGVVLGSWTPAGPAYPGTPADPPRRLRIRS, translated from the coding sequence ATGCGGATCGTTGGGTTGATGTCCGGAACGTCGTACGACGGGGTGGACGTGGTGGCGGCGGAGTTCACCGCCGAGAGGGACACCCTGTGGCTGCGTCCGCTGGGGCACCGCGGCCTGGACTACGACGAGCGGCTGCGCGCCGAGATCGCCGCGCTGCTGCCGCCGGCGGCCACCACCATCGAGGCGGTCTGCCGGCTCGACAACCGCCTCGGCGACGTCTTCGCCGAGGCGGCGGCGGTCGGCCTGGAGTTGGCCGGCGGGCGGGCCGACGTGGTGGTCTCACCCGGGCAGACGGTCTTCCACTGGGTCGCCGACGGGGTGGCCCGGGGCACCCTGCAACTGGGCGCGGTCGCCCGGGTGGCCGCCCGGGTGGGCGTACCGGTGCTCAGCGACCTGCGCTCGGCGGACATCGCCGCCGGCGGGCAGGGCGCGCCGCTGGTGCCGGCCTTCGACGCGTTGCTGCTGGACCCGGCCGACGGCGCCGCCGCACCGCGCGCGGCGCTGAACCTCGGCGGCATCGCCAACCTCACCGTGGTCGCGCCGGGGGCGCCGGTGCTCGGGTACGACGTGGGCCCGGCCAACGCCCTGCTGGACGCGGCGGCCCGGCGCTTCCTGGACCAACCGTGTGACCTCGACGGCGCCCGCGCGGCGGCCGGCCGGGTGCATCCGGGCCTGCTCGCCGAGCTGCTGGCCGAGCCGTACTACGCGGCGGCGCCGCCGAAGTCCACCGGCAAGGAGTTGTTCCACGCCGGCTACCTGGACCGGCGGCTGGCCGCGCTCGGTGAGCCGGTGCCGGTGGACGACCTGCTGGCCACGCTGACCGAACTGACCGCGCGGGTGGTGGCCGCCGAGTGCGACCGGCACCACGTGGTCGAGGTGGTCGCCGCGGGCGGTGGTGTGCGCAACCCCACCCTGCTGGGTCGGCTCGCGGCGCTGGGCGCCGGCCGGTGGCGGCTGCGTGGCACCGACGAGCTGGGTGTGCCCGCGCAGGCCAAGGAGGCGTACGCCTTCGCGTTGCTCGGCTGGCTGTCCTGGCACGGGCTACCCGGGTCGATCCCGTCGGTGACCGGCGCCACCCGGGGTGTGGTGCTCGGCTCCTGGACCCCGGCGGGGCCGGCGTACCCCGGCACCCCGGCCGACCCGCCGCGCCGGCTGCGAATCCGGTCCTGA
- the dxs gene encoding 1-deoxy-D-xylulose-5-phosphate synthase: MSVEEDTANHGRLLATVRGPQDVKRMSGEELDVLAAEIRDFLIAKVSRTGGHVGPNLGVVELTLAMHRVFDSPRDRLLFDTGHQSYVHKILTGRQAGFDKLRQRGGLSGYPSQAESEHDLIENSHASTALSYADGLAKAYALRGEARSVVAVVGDGALTGGMCWEALNNIATAGNPLVIVVNDNGRSYAPTIGGLADHLSSLRLNPGYEKVLDTVKDALGSTPLVGRPMYEVLHAVKKGIKDAVAPQAMFEDLGIKYVGPVDGHDVAAVESALRAAKNFGGPVIVHAVTRKGYGYRPAEEDEADCLHGPGSAFDVETGALLAAPSVKWTHVFADELLAVADERPDVVGITAAMAEPTGIAKLARKYPERVYDVGIAEQHAATSAAGLALGGLHPVVAVYATFLNRAFDQVLLDVAMHKLPVTFVLDRAGITGPDGPSHYGIWDMSVFGVVPGLRIAAPRDAATLREELREAVAVDDGPTVVRFPTGAVAADLPALRRVGPVDVLAESARTDVLLVAVGSFGHLGMEVAARVAEQGYGVTVVDPRWVRPIPAELVELAAGHRLVVSVEDGVRVGGVGDALGQAMRDADVRVPLRDLGVPADWHPHGTRAQILADLRLTAQDVARDVTGWISGLDGTPVQLTATDAPAQN; this comes from the coding sequence ATGAGTGTTGAAGAGGACACGGCCAACCACGGCCGGCTGCTGGCGACGGTGCGCGGTCCGCAGGACGTCAAGCGGATGTCCGGCGAGGAGCTGGACGTCCTCGCCGCCGAGATCCGGGACTTCCTGATCGCCAAGGTCTCCCGTACCGGCGGACACGTCGGTCCCAACCTCGGTGTGGTCGAGCTGACGCTGGCCATGCACCGCGTCTTCGACTCCCCCCGGGACCGGCTCCTGTTCGACACCGGCCACCAGTCGTACGTGCACAAGATCCTCACCGGGCGGCAGGCCGGCTTCGACAAGCTCCGCCAGCGCGGTGGCCTCTCCGGCTACCCCAGCCAGGCGGAGAGCGAGCACGACCTGATCGAGAACTCGCACGCCTCCACCGCCCTCTCCTACGCCGACGGCCTGGCCAAGGCGTACGCCCTGCGGGGCGAGGCGCGCAGCGTGGTGGCCGTGGTCGGCGACGGCGCGCTCACCGGCGGCATGTGCTGGGAGGCGCTGAACAACATCGCCACCGCCGGCAACCCGCTGGTGATCGTGGTCAACGACAACGGCCGCTCGTACGCCCCGACCATCGGCGGGCTGGCCGACCACCTCTCCTCGCTGCGGCTCAACCCGGGCTACGAGAAGGTCCTCGACACGGTCAAGGACGCCCTCGGCTCCACGCCGCTGGTCGGCCGGCCGATGTACGAGGTGCTGCACGCGGTCAAGAAGGGAATCAAGGACGCGGTTGCCCCGCAGGCCATGTTCGAGGACCTCGGCATCAAGTACGTCGGCCCGGTGGACGGGCACGACGTGGCGGCCGTCGAGTCGGCACTGCGCGCGGCGAAGAACTTCGGCGGCCCGGTGATCGTGCACGCGGTCACCCGCAAGGGCTACGGCTACCGCCCGGCCGAGGAGGACGAGGCGGACTGCCTGCACGGCCCCGGCAGCGCCTTCGACGTGGAGACCGGCGCGCTGCTGGCCGCCCCCTCGGTGAAGTGGACCCACGTCTTCGCCGACGAGCTGCTGGCCGTCGCCGACGAGCGGCCGGACGTGGTGGGCATCACCGCCGCGATGGCCGAGCCGACCGGCATCGCCAAGCTGGCCCGCAAGTACCCCGAGCGGGTGTACGACGTGGGCATCGCCGAGCAGCACGCCGCCACCTCGGCGGCCGGGCTCGCGCTGGGCGGCCTGCACCCGGTGGTCGCGGTCTACGCCACCTTCCTCAACCGCGCCTTCGACCAGGTCCTGCTGGACGTGGCGATGCACAAGCTGCCGGTGACCTTCGTGCTGGACCGGGCCGGCATCACCGGCCCGGACGGCCCCAGCCACTACGGCATCTGGGATATGTCGGTCTTCGGCGTGGTGCCCGGGCTCCGGATCGCCGCTCCTCGGGACGCCGCCACGCTGCGCGAGGAGCTGCGCGAGGCGGTGGCTGTCGACGACGGCCCGACCGTGGTGCGCTTCCCGACCGGCGCGGTCGCCGCGGACCTGCCGGCGCTGCGCCGGGTCGGCCCGGTCGACGTGCTGGCCGAGTCGGCCCGTACCGACGTGCTGCTGGTCGCCGTCGGCTCCTTCGGCCACCTGGGCATGGAGGTGGCCGCCCGGGTCGCCGAGCAGGGCTACGGGGTCACCGTGGTCGACCCCCGGTGGGTCCGCCCGATCCCGGCCGAGCTGGTCGAGCTGGCCGCCGGTCACCGGCTCGTGGTCAGCGTCGAGGACGGCGTCCGGGTCGGTGGCGTGGGCGACGCGCTCGGCCAGGCGATGCGCGACGCCGATGTCCGTGTT